The Saprospiraceae bacterium genome includes a window with the following:
- a CDS encoding insulinase family protein, translated as MKSFIYSLSAILLFSFCNKKTADTVSVKQTSDPAKAWRKSPPQPGAARDIQLGTYNSFDLDNGLKVIVVENHKLPRVSYQLSLNTDALIEGDKAGYVSFAGDMLSKGTTKRSKADIDNAVDFIGASLNTSGTGVFGSTLKKHSETLLEIMTDVLYNPTFPQEEFDKIRKRTLSGLATAKSDPNSIASNIGSIVNYGYGHPYGEVQTEQTVNNINIDDCKNYYNTYFKPNNAYLVIVGDITPEEAKAQATKYFAKWKKGDVPTFKYPVPAAPKERKVAFGNKDGAVQSVINITYPVEMKPGNPDAIKASLMNSILGGGIFSGRLMQNLREKKAYTYGARSNISNDKLIGNFNATASVRNEVTDSSVQEFLFEMDRIVNEPVSSEDLFLAKNSLAGNFARSLESPQTIANFALNTFRYNLPKDYYNTYLQKLDVVSVDDVQMMAKKYVRPENCNIIVVGNKDNVADKLLRFDSDGKIEFYDPFGKLIEDKKIEIDASVTPKSVIEDYLEAIGGVNKLKTVQNIVTAMKASLMGQEATFETIQAAPDKFSLKVMMMGMTVQEQKFNGQKAMTGQMGQNQVYTEGEEFEALKGQAKLFEQFDYLTDEYTLELKGIEDVDGTDCYKILITDKKGEVKTEYFAVKSNLLARSVVTQQAQGQTVSITNDFKDYKLVGGVLIPHTITLSGAMPVPIVMEATKIEVNTTLAADTFNID; from the coding sequence ATGAAGTCATTTATATATAGCCTTAGTGCCATTTTATTATTTAGTTTTTGCAATAAAAAGACTGCGGATACAGTTTCGGTTAAACAAACGAGTGACCCTGCAAAAGCATGGAGAAAATCACCACCTCAGCCCGGTGCTGCCAGAGATATTCAGTTGGGTACTTATAACAGTTTTGATCTTGACAACGGTTTGAAAGTAATTGTTGTTGAAAATCACAAGCTACCCCGGGTTTCATATCAGCTTTCACTGAATACAGATGCATTGATCGAAGGTGATAAAGCAGGGTATGTAAGTTTTGCTGGTGATATGTTGAGCAAAGGAACAACCAAACGATCCAAAGCAGATATAGATAATGCTGTTGATTTTATCGGAGCCAGTCTGAATACATCCGGAACAGGAGTGTTTGGCAGTACACTTAAAAAGCATTCAGAAACTCTTCTGGAAATTATGACCGATGTCCTTTATAATCCAACTTTTCCACAGGAAGAATTTGATAAAATACGTAAAAGAACTTTGTCCGGATTGGCAACTGCCAAATCCGATCCGAATTCAATAGCCAGTAATATCGGAAGTATCGTAAATTATGGGTATGGCCATCCTTATGGTGAAGTTCAGACAGAACAAACAGTCAATAATATCAATATTGATGATTGCAAAAATTATTATAATACTTATTTCAAACCCAATAACGCGTACCTGGTAATAGTTGGCGATATTACGCCTGAAGAGGCTAAGGCTCAGGCAACAAAATATTTCGCAAAGTGGAAAAAAGGAGACGTGCCCACATTCAAATATCCTGTTCCTGCTGCTCCTAAAGAGAGAAAAGTGGCTTTTGGAAATAAAGATGGCGCTGTACAATCAGTCATAAATATTACTTATCCGGTTGAAATGAAACCCGGAAATCCGGATGCTATTAAAGCGAGTCTGATGAATTCTATTCTCGGCGGTGGAATATTCAGTGGCAGGCTGATGCAAAATCTCCGTGAGAAAAAAGCATATACTTATGGTGCAAGATCCAATATATCTAATGATAAATTGATAGGTAACTTTAATGCAACAGCAAGCGTCAGAAATGAAGTTACGGATAGTTCTGTGCAAGAGTTTTTATTTGAAATGGATCGTATTGTCAATGAGCCGGTATCATCTGAAGACTTATTTTTGGCCAAAAACAGTCTGGCGGGTAATTTTGCACGTTCGTTGGAATCACCACAGACCATTGCCAATTTTGCATTAAACACTTTCAGATATAATCTTCCTAAAGATTACTACAATACCTACCTGCAGAAATTGGATGTTGTATCCGTGGATGATGTCCAAATGATGGCTAAAAAGTATGTCAGACCTGAAAATTGTAATATCATTGTTGTTGGAAATAAGGATAATGTTGCTGATAAATTGCTTAGATTCGACTCGGATGGGAAGATAGAATTTTATGACCCTTTCGGAAAGCTGATTGAGGATAAAAAGATTGAAATTGATGCCAGTGTTACTCCAAAATCGGTCATAGAAGATTATCTTGAAGCGATAGGGGGTGTAAATAAATTGAAGACTGTACAAAATATTGTTACTGCGATGAAGGCAAGTCTGATGGGTCAGGAAGCTACTTTCGAAACCATACAGGCGGCTCCTGATAAGTTTTCTCTTAAAGTGATGATGATGGGGATGACCGTACAGGAGCAAAAATTTAACGGACAAAAAGCCATGACAGGACAAATGGGGCAAAATCAGGTCTATACAGAAGGTGAAGAGTTTGAAGCATTAAAAGGACAGGCAAAACTTTTTGAACAATTTGATTATCTGACAGACGAATATACTCTGGAACTGAAAGGTATTGAGGATGTTGATGGAACAGATTGTTATAAAATTTTGATAACTGATAAAAAAGGTGAAGTCAAAACAGAGTATTTTGCAGTGAAGTCCAACCTTCTGGCAAGATCTGTAGTAACACAGCAAGCTCAGGGTCAGACTGTTTCAATTACAAATGACTTCAAAGATTATAAATTAGTTGGTGGAGTATTGATCCCGCATACTATTACATTATCAGGAGCAATGCCGGTTCCAATCGTTATGGAAGCAACTAAGATTGAAGTAAATACAACGCTTGCTGCTGACACTTTTAATATTGATTAA
- a CDS encoding insulinase family protein, translating to MNKLILTISVMFTSVLAFGQLNKIDFKEFTLDNGLRVILHQDKSTPIVAVSVMYHVGSKNENPDKTGFAHFFEHLLFEGSENIERGQFDKYVEKAGGTLNANTSFDRTYYFEILPSNQLELGLWLESERMLHAKVENIGIETQRQVVKEERRQRVDNQPYGSFLEEIFRRAYKVHPYRWPIIGSMAHLDAAEEKDYKNFYADFYVPNNAIVSIAGDLDYDQAEALVRKYFSPIPKSKKPVYRPNVVEPPLGGEVRDTFYDNIQLPGVFMAYRIPEQGTEDFYAVSMLGTLLSQGQSSRLQKALVDEQQKAVAIGNFPLDLEDPGISIAYCIVNMGTDVLDAENAITAEIDRIKNELISDEEFQKLRNQVENDFVSSNSRVAGIAESLANYKMYLGDANLINTELERYLAVSKDDIMRVAKKYYTKDNRVVMHYLPKPPTP from the coding sequence ATGAACAAATTAATTTTAACCATTTCAGTTATGTTTACTTCAGTTCTGGCTTTCGGGCAACTGAATAAAATAGACTTTAAAGAATTTACATTGGACAACGGCCTGCGTGTCATTCTGCATCAGGACAAGTCCACACCAATTGTTGCGGTATCCGTCATGTATCACGTTGGTTCAAAAAATGAAAATCCTGATAAAACCGGTTTTGCACATTTTTTTGAGCATTTATTGTTTGAAGGGTCAGAAAATATTGAACGTGGTCAGTTTGACAAATATGTTGAAAAAGCAGGGGGGACATTAAATGCCAACACTTCATTTGACAGAACTTATTATTTTGAAATACTTCCTTCTAATCAGTTGGAACTCGGATTATGGCTGGAATCAGAGCGTATGTTGCACGCCAAAGTTGAAAATATTGGAATTGAAACGCAAAGACAAGTGGTGAAAGAAGAAAGAAGACAAAGAGTCGATAATCAGCCTTATGGGTCTTTTTTGGAAGAAATATTCAGAAGAGCGTACAAAGTTCATCCATACCGCTGGCCGATTATCGGATCGATGGCTCACCTGGATGCCGCTGAAGAAAAAGATTATAAGAATTTTTATGCAGATTTTTATGTACCGAATAATGCAATAGTGTCTATTGCAGGAGATTTGGATTATGATCAGGCTGAGGCGCTGGTCAGAAAATATTTCAGCCCGATTCCAAAAAGTAAAAAACCGGTTTACAGACCAAATGTAGTAGAACCACCATTGGGAGGAGAAGTGAGAGACACTTTTTATGACAATATTCAATTGCCTGGAGTATTTATGGCATACAGAATTCCTGAACAAGGTACTGAAGATTTTTATGCAGTTTCTATGCTTGGAACGTTATTATCACAAGGTCAGTCTTCCAGATTGCAAAAGGCTTTGGTTGATGAACAACAAAAAGCAGTGGCAATAGGTAATTTCCCATTGGATCTCGAAGATCCGGGTATTTCTATTGCATATTGTATTGTGAATATGGGCACAGATGTGTTGGATGCAGAAAATGCAATTACCGCTGAGATAGACAGAATTAAAAATGAATTGATCAGTGATGAAGAATTTCAGAAACTCAGGAATCAGGTAGAGAATGACTTTGTTTCATCTAATTCCAGAGTAGCCGGTATAGCAGAAAGCCTTGCAAACTATAAAATGTATCTTGGTGACGCCAATCTGATAAATACAGAATTAGAAAGATATCTTGCAGTGTCAAAGGATGACATCATGAGGGTGGCCAAAAAATACTATACAAAAGATAATAGGGTGGTGATGCATTATTTACCAAAGCCACCGACACCATAA
- a CDS encoding lamin tail domain-containing protein — MKRFCTLIVFLFSVIITTHAQLVITEISYNPPESGPDSLEYIELYNAGQNAISLKDYRFTKGITYTFPDTAIQAGQYMLVVKNTNTFLNAYGLVALGWSQDPLSGNALNNSGEPVEITDAAGNVVLLFTYSRLAPWPTEVDGTDGNGKSIELCSPLSDPNDGTNWKVSENDLGFMINGKQIFGTPGAANSIPPCGSVQPDVVVEVSSNFFTPKDITIDVGQTVRWENTGGHHNVNGSQSTYPNNPASFGNGEASEELWTYDFTFTIAGVYQYQCDPHVDQGMTGTVTVVEEPVMDEFPLRTIAEMKGVNNLGRADSLDVKCTLIGIVHGVNLRPDGLQFTIIDVTNSGKGIGVFSNSNNFGYTVTEGDEVILKGQIGQFNGLTQIVVSSVQKISENNPLISPKSVSEFLEEDESSLILVENLTFVNQAQWTGTGPGFNVTMTNGNQNFEIRIDNDIDAYSMPIPQLIPGASWYVTGLLGQFDSSSPFTEDYQLIPRYMADFTAVSSTNDKELDVFIKLLPNPATDQLIIQTDSNPDLIQLFNTDGKLISVYKNTLSLDLSELSKGLYILKIMKGQKYTVRRVIKF; from the coding sequence ATGAAAAGATTTTGTACACTGATTGTTTTTCTGTTTTCAGTGATTATCACCACACATGCACAATTAGTCATTACGGAGATTTCTTATAATCCTCCTGAATCAGGTCCGGATTCGCTGGAATATATTGAACTCTACAATGCAGGACAGAATGCAATTTCCTTAAAAGACTACCGGTTTACCAAAGGAATCACTTATACTTTTCCGGACACAGCTATTCAGGCAGGACAATATATGTTGGTTGTCAAAAATACAAACACATTTTTAAATGCCTATGGTTTGGTAGCGTTAGGATGGTCACAGGATCCCCTCAGTGGGAATGCACTCAACAATTCAGGTGAGCCGGTAGAAATCACAGATGCTGCCGGTAATGTAGTTTTGCTTTTTACATATAGTCGTTTAGCTCCCTGGCCAACTGAAGTGGACGGTACAGACGGAAATGGTAAATCCATTGAACTTTGCAGCCCGCTTTCAGATCCGAATGACGGCACCAACTGGAAAGTTTCAGAAAATGATCTCGGCTTTATGATCAACGGAAAGCAAATATTCGGCACTCCTGGCGCTGCCAATTCAATTCCGCCATGTGGGAGTGTTCAACCCGATGTTGTTGTCGAAGTCAGTTCTAATTTTTTTACTCCCAAAGATATTACTATAGATGTAGGTCAGACAGTCAGATGGGAAAATACGGGTGGACATCATAATGTAAACGGATCTCAAAGCACCTATCCGAATAATCCGGCATCATTTGGAAACGGAGAAGCATCAGAAGAGCTCTGGACCTATGATTTTACTTTTACTATCGCAGGAGTATATCAATACCAATGTGATCCACATGTTGATCAGGGTATGACAGGAACTGTTACTGTCGTTGAAGAACCTGTCATGGATGAATTTCCACTTAGAACTATTGCCGAAATGAAAGGGGTTAACAATTTGGGAAGAGCGGATAGTTTGGATGTTAAATGCACTTTGATCGGGATTGTTCATGGGGTTAATTTACGTCCGGATGGATTACAGTTTACTATTATCGATGTTACAAATTCTGGTAAAGGAATTGGGGTATTTAGTAATTCAAATAATTTTGGATATACGGTAACAGAAGGCGATGAGGTTATCTTGAAGGGACAAATCGGACAATTTAATGGTCTTACTCAGATTGTTGTATCATCAGTCCAGAAAATATCAGAAAATAATCCACTTATTTCACCTAAAAGTGTTTCTGAATTTTTGGAAGAAGATGAATCATCCTTAATCTTAGTTGAGAATCTGACATTTGTAAATCAGGCACAATGGACAGGTACAGGTCCGGGGTTTAATGTAACCATGACAAATGGCAATCAAAACTTTGAAATCAGAATTGATAATGACATAGATGCATACTCTATGCCCATTCCACAATTAATTCCGGGAGCTTCATGGTATGTTACAGGTTTACTCGGTCAATTTGACAGCTCTTCACCTTTTACAGAGGATTATCAGCTTATTCCAAGATATATGGCAGATTTTACAGCAGTTAGTTCTACCAATGATAAAGAATTAGATGTGTTTATAAAGTTATTACCCAATCCTGCTACTGATCAGCTTATAATTCAGACTGATTCAAACCCGGATTTAATTCAACTTTTTAATACAGATGGCAAATTAATTTCTGTTTATAAAAATACGTTGAGTTTGGATCTGTCCGAACTTAGTAAAGGACTTTACATTCTTAAGATAATGAAAGGTCAAAAGTACACCGTTCGTCGGGTCATTAAATTTTAA
- a CDS encoding GIY-YIG nuclease family protein, with amino-acid sequence MAGKLYAVVDIETTGGLATRDRITEIAIVLYDGHKITGQYSSLVNPERSIPIEITRITGITNAMVAEAPKFYEIAKNIVEMTEGAVFVAHNVRFDYSFIQEEFRQLGYTFTRKHLCTVQLSRKAFPGLQSYSLGNLIRHFGIGVENRHRALDDTLATVDVLSRILNKEDGIDQAERLINAGIKEVNLPQNITLDKLHSLPETPGVYYFYNTYGTVIYVGKAINIKKRVFQHFSKTDSKAEKLALKAADISVEETGHELIALLLESKEIKLLQPEVNKAQRTKEYPYFIHWFNDDKGYINFKWEKSSVKTRIDKQIINHYGSKESARSHLASVCSEAQLCYCKSGLFESTIQCFYHQTQECIGAGVGAEHNESYNLRASVAVDILKRKFDDNFIVLLRGRQVDEKAVILVEEGHYRGFGYTVSDSGDQTIEDLKECIKYVSVNPECNQILKNYLEKSKDFTLIRF; translated from the coding sequence ATGGCAGGAAAATTGTATGCAGTAGTTGATATTGAAACCACCGGAGGCTTGGCCACAAGGGACAGAATCACTGAAATAGCAATAGTATTATATGATGGGCACAAAATTACAGGGCAGTACAGTAGTCTGGTTAATCCGGAAAGATCAATCCCCATTGAAATCACCAGAATAACGGGAATCACCAATGCGATGGTGGCCGAAGCCCCCAAATTTTATGAAATCGCAAAAAATATAGTGGAAATGACGGAAGGTGCAGTATTTGTGGCGCACAATGTCAGGTTTGATTATAGTTTTATTCAGGAAGAATTCAGACAATTAGGTTACACCTTCACCAGAAAACATTTGTGTACCGTACAACTTAGTCGAAAAGCTTTTCCGGGATTGCAATCTTACAGTTTGGGAAATTTGATTAGACATTTCGGGATAGGTGTAGAAAACCGACATAGGGCTTTGGATGATACATTGGCAACGGTAGATGTCCTTAGCAGGATTCTGAATAAAGAAGATGGCATAGATCAGGCAGAAAGACTCATTAACGCAGGTATAAAAGAAGTCAATTTGCCTCAGAACATTACTTTAGATAAGTTGCACTCATTGCCTGAAACACCTGGTGTTTATTACTTTTACAACACATATGGCACTGTAATTTATGTAGGAAAGGCGATCAATATAAAAAAGCGAGTGTTCCAGCATTTCAGTAAAACAGATTCCAAAGCAGAAAAACTGGCTCTAAAAGCTGCTGATATTTCTGTGGAAGAGACAGGTCATGAATTAATAGCCTTATTATTAGAGTCTAAAGAAATCAAACTTTTGCAACCGGAAGTAAATAAAGCGCAGCGAACAAAAGAGTACCCGTATTTTATTCATTGGTTTAATGATGACAAAGGTTATATCAATTTTAAATGGGAGAAGTCCAGTGTAAAAACCAGAATAGATAAACAGATAATTAACCATTACGGATCCAAAGAAAGCGCCCGGTCTCATTTGGCGTCTGTTTGTTCTGAAGCACAACTTTGTTATTGCAAAAGCGGACTTTTTGAATCAACGATCCAGTGTTTTTATCATCAGACACAGGAATGTATAGGGGCTGGAGTAGGAGCCGAACATAATGAATCTTATAATCTCAGAGCAAGTGTTGCTGTGGATATACTGAAAAGAAAATTTGATGATAATTTTATCGTGTTGCTCAGAGGCAGACAAGTGGATGAAAAAGCTGTCATTCTGGTAGAAGAGGGACATTACAGAGGTTTTGGTTATACTGTGTCTGATAGTGGAGATCAGACTATAGAAGACCTGAAAGAATGTATAAAGTATGTTTCTGTTAACCCTGAATGCAATCAGATACTAAAGAATTATTTAGAAAAAAGCAAGGACTTTACCCTTATCAGATTTTAA
- a CDS encoding DUF1343 domain-containing protein, translated as MHLWFFCVFLSLLGTCKEQSLNPTEFLQTEIITEHKEILVGAERMDQYISSLKGKTIALVVNQTSMVRNTHLVDTLLASGIKIKVVFAPEHGFRGTADAGEKVDDSRDYKTGLPVVSLYGSKKKPTKVDIEGVDILIFDIQDVGVRFYTYLSTLHYIMESAAENDIPLMILDRPNPNAHYVDGPLLEEKYKSFVGMHPVPVVYGMTIGEYGKMINGEKWLKDGLQCKLTVMECANYTHETIYELPIKPSPNLPNLKSILLYPSICFFEGTTVSVGRGTNLQFQQIGHPSIKSNYSFTPQPFEGAKDPPNKGLKCYGLNLSLISTEELYALKKIDLQYVISYYKEITATGEKYFLENLFFDKLAGTDKLRKQIIDGLSEDLIRATWQSDLVKFESVRSKYLLYP; from the coding sequence ATGCATTTATGGTTTTTTTGTGTTTTTTTATCACTTCTTGGGACTTGTAAGGAGCAATCCCTAAACCCTACTGAATTCTTACAAACGGAAATTATCACGGAACATAAGGAGATTTTGGTAGGTGCAGAACGAATGGATCAATATATCTCTTCTCTGAAAGGCAAGACTATTGCATTGGTCGTAAATCAAACCAGCATGGTGAGAAATACGCATCTGGTAGACACTCTTTTAGCGTCGGGCATAAAAATAAAAGTTGTATTTGCACCGGAACATGGATTTCGCGGAACAGCGGATGCAGGTGAAAAAGTAGATGACTCCCGGGATTATAAAACCGGTCTGCCCGTCGTTTCATTGTATGGGAGCAAAAAAAAGCCAACTAAAGTTGATATTGAAGGTGTTGATATTTTGATATTTGATATACAGGATGTCGGTGTCAGATTTTATACATACTTATCTACATTACATTATATCATGGAGTCAGCGGCTGAAAACGACATACCGTTAATGATTCTGGACAGGCCAAATCCAAATGCTCATTATGTGGATGGTCCATTACTGGAAGAAAAATATAAATCTTTTGTTGGAATGCATCCTGTACCGGTTGTATATGGAATGACAATCGGCGAATACGGAAAGATGATCAATGGTGAAAAATGGCTGAAAGATGGATTACAGTGCAAGTTAACAGTTATGGAATGTGCAAATTACACACACGAGACTATATATGAGCTTCCAATTAAACCTTCTCCAAATTTACCGAATTTAAAATCAATACTTCTGTACCCTTCGATTTGTTTCTTTGAAGGAACAACAGTAAGTGTGGGAAGAGGTACGAACTTGCAATTTCAGCAAATTGGACACCCGTCTATTAAGTCAAACTATTCTTTTACGCCTCAACCCTTTGAAGGTGCTAAAGATCCGCCCAACAAAGGACTTAAATGTTATGGTTTGAATTTAAGTTTAATAAGTACCGAAGAATTATATGCACTGAAAAAAATTGACCTTCAGTATGTTATCAGTTATTATAAAGAAATCACTGCAACCGGAGAAAAATATTTTCTGGAAAATCTCTTCTTTGATAAACTAGCAGGTACAGACAAATTACGTAAACAAATTATTGATGGTTTATCAGAAGACCTTATCAGAGCCACCTGGCAAAGCGACTTAGTAAAGTTTGAATCTGTCAGATCAAAATATCTGTTATATCCATAA